The genomic stretch GGCCaattatcttagttacatataatctcccacCATGGCTATGCATGAAATGGAAGTTCATGATGCTGACtttattgatttccggtcctaaacaacccgaaaatgatatagacgtctACTTAGAGCCTTTGattaatgatttaaaatctCTGTGGGATGGGATTAGAGGAGCATATGATGCACACAttggagaatactttacaatCAGAGGTGTATTAttgtggacaattaatgattttctTGCCTATGggaacttatctggttgtgtgcggcgatgatacacctagtcacaggttgaaaaatggccacaaaatttgttacatcgggcatagaaaatggttaccaatcaatcatccatatcgGAGGCAGGGtccagcttttaatgggaaacctgaatatggcacgCCACCCGAGCCATTAATCGAAGAAGAAGTGTTGTAGATGGTTGAATGTATTAATTACAAATGGGGATCGAAAAATGAGGGAAGTGTTGGTGAGAATGATgatgacagagtttgttggaagaagaaatcaaaatgttttgatctcgagtattggaaataccttcctgtgTGGCATGTCCTAAATGTTATGCACATTAAGAAAAATGTTTACGACAGTATCATTCGTACATTGCtagagatccctggaaaaaataaagatgggattgctcctcggttagatttattgaacatgggggtcaaaatTGATTTGCAAccgagtatggagaaagacgtactcgcTTGCCTCCgtggccttggaatttgtcaagagtaGAGAAGAGAGCGATTTGCGATTCTTTTTATGGTATGAAGGCCCCTGAAGgttatttttcaaatacaaaaaatcttgtatctttaaaagattcaaaacttcttggccttaaatctcatgattgtcataccttgaTGCAACAATTgttccctgtggcaattcattctgttttggagaagcctataaggtatgcaataactcgatTGTGCTTCTTCTATAATGCTATATGTGCGAAGAAGGtagatgtttccaagctagataagttggaagaagatgtagtagttactttgtgtttgcttgagaaatactttcccccttcattcttcgacatcatggttcatctagtagtacatcttgtcagagaactttgtctatgtgggccagtttATTTTAGATTGATGCATCcatttgaaagatatatgaaagtgctaaaGGGTATGTTCAGAGCCTACTCatcccgaaggttgcattgctgagcggtatatagctgaagaagctgtAGAGTTTTGCACCttgcatttatctgatgttagtacagttggagtgccatCAAGCCagaagatgggagtttcaaagccattatcaggttgcataGTGAGCTTAGTTGATCGAGACCTGTTGAACCaggcacatctatatgtcttggacaATATGGAgaaagtcctaccttatatcgagtgtgagttttattctttaagtagccactttaaatattattccttatgtttatcttatacaAGGGACCGTAGTGCTTGATTTTTTTCGTGTGAATATAggaacatatgatccacatcaagaccacttatccaaaatttagaaagagaacaaagtggctgcaagataagcacaatagcactttcattcaatggctagaATTTAAGGTATATGTTATTAAATAACATattgaacttttaattttcttctttctataGTAGATTAAATTAAGAtaaatgattaatttgcaggttcaaagtgaacttaaTGGGGAAGAGAATAATGGTGTATTAGAAAATTTGAGGTGGCTAGTAGCTGGTCCAAGCATGGCAATACCAtcatataggagctatcttaataatggtgttaaatttaacaccaaggcacaagatgatgtgtgAACTgtccaaaatagtggagtttatttacttgcataTACTATGCAAATTGTTAGTGCCAATATGGGTTtttatggtgtcattcaagaaatttgggaccttgactaccaaaagtttagaaTAAACCCAGTCTtgaggtgtgattggatagataacACTTCGGGCCTTATATTCGATGAACTTGGACTTATCCTTGTAGAtctgagtaaaattggacataggactgaccaatttgttatggcttctcaagtcaaacaaatattttttgttgacgatccaatgcatcgtggttggtcgatagtgttatcaatgccaaATAGataatataatgatgttattggtgatgatgtgCTAGGTAATATTagaattgagtgtgagccatttactagagggataccaaatgttgacacattagATGACCTAGTAGGTGAGTTTGGGAGTGAAAATATTAGAGaagggtgtgaagatatatatggattgattgaTCATATTGTTGTAATGTATGACATTCGTTATGTTGTTaattgtatgacattaattaatAGCTCTATATATCATTTTAATATGATCACATTTTCATTATGCAGGCTTTGGgatagaaaaattaaaaatactaGGTTGAAGGTGTAAAATATGACGGTCTAGTTAAAAAATGGCAAAAACAGACGTCTAAAACATAACCAACGTTGTATTTTTACAAACGATGTGGAATGACACTGCAAAAGACcgtaaagaaataaaaactactatttgaaaaagaaaacatgtcggttaattaaaattaaattacacAAGGCTAATTCATATTAACAACGACGACTGTGAGAATACCACGACGGAACAATGCTCTAACCAACGAATTTTCGAAAACACTACTTCCACTTATTAATAATTACCGTTGTCTAAAGTTGGGAATAAATGCCACTCAGTTTCATTAACTGTCGTGACAGCTCTTCTGCACGTCAATTAGGCTAAAAGAATTGACGTATCAAAGAATACACACTTCACAGAGGGTTATAAAAGTAACTTTTAAAAGGCCAACCATGTCAAGGCCTACACAAAAACAAACGTGGTAAGTGACATAACAATGAGACATAGTGAAGAATTTAACCACGACTGTTATTTTACATTAACCGCCATTCAAGCATTATTCCGCGGcgtttcttttcttgttcacGCTGTCAAAATAAAGTTTAAAGTCTGTCGGTAACCACAGGAATCGTGGTTAGGAATTGTTACGTTGGTTTTTAATAAAGGTGTGCCATGTTAAATCTTTTAGACTTTAGTGTTTTAAAAAAGTGTTGTCTAACTTTGTccaatgggtttttttttacaccATTTAAACGTTTGTTCTCGCAAGAAACAGACGCGGAATATATTTAAGAAGGCAGTTTTTGCGTCACTAGCGATGTGGTTAATACATTTTACATCTGTGATGGTATGATTTTTGACATGTAATATACTTTAGACGTCTGTTCTTTTCTGTAATCGTCGTCTAAGTTTGTcgaagttttcttttctttttcttttctttttttgcgtttttatatattttagacgttaattttttatttagtgaaCGTAGTATATGTTAACCACGACGATTTCTACGTTATACACGATGATATTCCTTCAAATAGAGACGTGGATAACTTTTTTTACGTTGGCGTTTATGTAGTTCTTGACATGTAACATTCTTCAGACGTCtctggtttttaaaaaccgttGTCTAATGTTGTcgaaattttccttttatgctatttatatattaattagaCGTTGGTTATTATTTTGGTATGACGTTGAATGTCTTAACGACGTTGGTTATTTTCTCTCGTTATTTTATGTATCAAAAGATGGTGGTCGATTTCACGATGCTTTGAAAACCTTCTAGACTACAGTGGATTCCTGTCGTCTATTTCAATTTTCGTAGTAGTGAATGAGACACAATCTTTCAACGGAAATATGTTGGACATAATTGGATGCCTGTTTACAATTAATGTATGATTTTTAACAAACCTTGATTGGAAATTATGAAATAGATAAATCTATTACATTTCTTTCCCAACATACGTTCCAATGAATGAGATAGAAGAATCATAGACAAAGTATATGTGTGGAATGAAAGCATTAGATAAAATTCGACTTGCAACCAGTTTTGTTCATCCTCTGATAAATGCTGGATGCATCAATTGAGAAGAAAGGTATTCCCTTATGAAGCTTAAAATGGAATATCAGAAACTGCTGGCGCCTCAACACACCGCTTGATTACCAGACCATTGCTCGGAAATTTGGTTCGTTTCAATAGCTGAACCTGGGGCTGACATAAACCACTTTGGAACTTTCATTGCCTGAAAATTTAATATCAAATGCATAGCGCTAAGAAAATGGatttaacccaaaacaaaaagaaagaaaaaaattcacacCCTAAAGAATACAAAATATACCCTAGAGATGCACATCAAAATATTGctaaatttgaattgaacACAAAACGCTGATATATGACCAAAAACTGCAAAGATGTCATTCAACATTTAATGGATTTACATATTTTGGCTTCTCGTTAAGATCAGTGTGCCTCCTCTTTGGGTGATCCGCCTCTCCTCTTTGAGCTTCATGATCACCAACGTCGACGACGTTCGCACGATGATCATCATCGAGTGCCATGAAATCTGATAACTGAGGCCTCTTGCCAAGACTAGTCTTTGATGCTGAAGGCAAGCAAAGATATTCATTGACTTGGTGTGGATCATCATGAATATCGTCGTCCACTGCCATCGCATCAGGCAACAACCATTGCCTTTGCCCACGATCAATTATGACATCAGCAACCTGGTGGCCTAATAGGTGGACCCCGCAGAGGATTTTAACAGGTTTGGGCACGTTATAGAActcaaatttaatttgacaCATATTACCCTGCTGCAACCGCGTCACTTCTTCTCCCACACGTAATGGAATTTTTTCCAATGATGTGCAGTTATCCAGGAATACCCGACCTATTCTTGGTGGACAAGCTTCTTGTGGAATTTCTAGAAGACTCTTGCAATCACACAAGTAAAGCACGTACAAGGTCACAAATTTACTAATGCATTCCGGAAGCGTGACAAAATTGGTTCCACTTAGATTAAGTTGTTGTAATGTGGACCAGCAATACAGAGGGTTGGGAAGTGGAAATGAGATGTTTGAGTTAGTTGAAAGCAGCGGTAATTCTGGGAAACTCTCAAGCCTTTCACAATCACATAGATGAAGTATTTCTAAGGATTTCAATCTAAATGCTGTTGCAAACCTTGTAAAATTGAAGCATCCATTAAGATACAATTTTCGAAGCTCAGTAAGATATGCAATTGATGGAGGCAATTCTCTTATGCCACTTCCTGATATGTCCAAACTCTGTAGTGATTCCATCTCGACTTCTATTTCTGGGAAACTCTCAAGCCTTTTGCAATCCCTAAGATCAAGTTCTTCAAGAGATTTCAATCTAAATGCTGTTTCCACCCTCGTAAGATTAAAGCATCCAGCAAGATACAATTTTCCAAGCCCAGTAAGATATGCAAATGATGACGGCAATTCTCTTATGCCACTTCCTGATATGTCCAAACTCCATAGTGATTCCATCTCGACTTCTATTTCTGGGAATCAATACGTAAGAACAAGTTTTTTAAGAGATTTCAATCGAAATGCTGTTGCAAACCTTCTAAGATTGAAGCATCCACCAAGATCCAATTCAACAAGTTTATCAAGGAGTCCAACAGAATCATCTACCTCAACCAAACGTGTACACGCACTTAGATCCAAGTACTTCATGTTCGGAATTCCGGATAAGTCAGGAATTTTTTCTAAGAATTGACAATCACTTAAATTCATGGATGTCAGGTTTGGCAAATGCTGTGGGACAAGAACACAAAGACAGGAAATAAGTAATCACGCGCTTCAAAAGACATAGAAAACAATTTTcgtttttttccttctgaaATTAACAACtcaatttgaaattatatatattagatgAAAGTAATTTCAAATGCATACCTTAAATCTCTCCAATTGTTTGATATCACTGTGAGGCATATTGAACACAACAAGACGATTTCCTTGAAAATTGGGTGGCAAAGATTGTAACTGACATGTTCCCCAATCTATAAATCTTAACGCGTTGGGCAGATAGTTAATGTGCTCGCATAGAGATGCATTACgatttatgaaaatttcaagatTTACCATATTACGAAAGCATTCTGGATTAAAGGGTATCTTAGCTGGAAGCTTCACCATGATGCCtttaatatttcttgttcCCTAAGATGGAAAAGCATTGACATTAATAAACGAAGTCGTATTACAAACCAAAATGCAAGCACATTTTGTTAAGAAAATTATAGGCAACATAAGGTATTCTTCCTTGTCAAATTGAATATAATAACATATGTGATACTTACTGTACTTTCTGTTAGAACTTGTTTGACATCCTCGTAAAACCACAATCTACTACGCTGGCCAGGATCATTGGGGGATTCTTTGTGAACTATATCCTTGCCCAGGTTTGCTAGCAAGTCGTGCATTAAAATCCTATCATCCCATTCAATAGTTATCATTGCCTTATCAACGAGTACTTCAATGCAATTTTTGGGTACTATTCGTAGCACATAGTCCTTTTTTTCACCATTGAAGAAACATGCAATGTCGAGAAAAACTTCTTTTGCATAATCATCCAAGGCATCGTAATCGTAACTTTTTTGAAGTATTCTTTCAGTATGTGTATAAGGTTCTCCTTTGAAACCATCTAATATAACTTGCCAAAATGTTTTCTCTATTACGAAGATGAGAACCTAAAATTGTTAGAGCTAGCGGAAGGCCATCAGCAAAAGCTATTGCACGTTGTGCGAGTTCCAAATAATCATTTGGAGGTTCATTTATTCTGAAGGCATTCAAACTGAAAAGCTCAAGAGCTTGGTAGTAAAATAACTTTTGGACCCCGTATATCAACTCAATTCCATGACATTTTAGCAATCCGCTGTCTTGTGTAGTTATGATGACTCTACTACCCTCACCAAACAAACCAACTCCAGCCAAGTTGTCTAATTGCTCCACTTGATTCACATCATCAAGAATTAAGAGAATCTTTTTATGCCTCAATAGTTTATGTATGATAGAGATACCTTTATCAGCACTGGCAATTTTCAACTTTTGCCCACCAAGAATCTCTTGAAGGAGAGTCTCCTGTAGTTGGATTAAGCCTCCGTGTGGCATTGAATTTTCCCTAACATTTGGCAAGAAACAACTTCCTCCAAACTTATGAGCAACTGCATTAAAAATAGCTTTTGCAATTGTTGTCTTGCCTATTCCAGATGCTCCCCATATCCCAACCATGCCACGACCATTCCCACCAACATCCAAAAGCATTTCCACATCTTGTACGAGACTGAATTCCAACTGGGTACTTGGCCACATTCAAATATGTGTGGCTCAGTACTTGGCTTAAGATTCCATCAATGATGTTGTTGATAAATGTAGCTTCATACCTACCAGTTTAACCAAATTAGACACATTTAATGAATCAAATTTAAACATCCAACCACGcaaaagaacacaacataCTAATAGTtcttcaaaccaaaaaaataaaaaaaatatgtaatagtTGTTTAACCACGAACCTAATGTTATGTATCATTTATACTTGTATGCCTTTTGAAGAGACTaatatatggattttgaattttctccTTACAGCTATCGAAAATACAAAAGTACCCAAGGAAATAAATGTTCT from Prunus dulcis unplaced genomic scaffold, ALMONDv2, whole genome shotgun sequence encodes the following:
- the LOC117613464 gene encoding disease resistance protein ADR2-like, with translation MLLDVGGNGRGMVGIWGASGIGKTTIAKAIFNAVAHKFGGSCFLPNVRENSMPHGGLIQLQETLLQEILGGQKLKIASADKGISIIHKLLRHKKILLILDDVNQVEQLDNLAGVGLFGEGSRVIITTQDSGLLKCHGIELIYGVQKLFYYQALELFSLNAFRINEPPNDYLELAQRAIAFADGLPLALTILGSHLRNRENILASYIRWFQRRTLYTY
- the LOC117613463 gene encoding TMV resistance protein N-like is translated as MITIEWDDRILMHDLLANLGKDIVHKESPNDPGQRSRLWFYEDVKQVLTESTGTRNIKGIMVKLPAKIPFNPECFRNMVNLEIFINRNASLCEHINYLPNALRFIDWGTCQLQSLPPNFQGNRLVVFNMPHSDIKQLERFKHLPNLTSMNLSDCQFLEKIPDLSGIPNMKYLDLSACTRLVEVDDSVGLLDKLVELDLGGCFNLRRFATAFRLKSLKKLVLTY